A segment of the Trueperaceae bacterium genome:
GCCCGATCTCGTATACAGCGACACGACGGTGACCGCTTTCGTCAACAAGATCATGCGCGACGGCAAGAAGAACCTGGCCAGCCGCATCTTCTATGGCGCTTGCCGCCTCATCCAGGAGAGAAGCGGCCAGGAGCCCCTGAAGGTATTTCGTCAGGCGCTCGACAACATCCGCCCCCGTATCGAAGTCAAGAGCCGACGTGTTGGCGGGGCCACCTATCAGGTTCCCGTCGAGGTGAGTCCGCGCCGTGCCCAGTCGCTGTCGCTGCGTTGGCTGGTAGCCGCTTCGGACGCCCGTCCCGAGCGCACGGCTGTCGAGCGGGTAGCCGGCGAGTTGCTCGATGCCGCGCAGGGCCGTGGCGGCGCCGTGAAGAAGAAGGAAGACGTAGAGCGGATGGCGGAGGCCAATCGGGCCTACGCTCACTACCGCTGGTAGACGGCCCTGTTGTTTTTATCGGCAAACGGCGCTGCCGGCATCCGCTGCGGAGCCGGTAACGCCTAGGGAGAGAGAATGGCAACGCCAACGACGATCGATCTCAAGAAGACCAGGAACATCGGTATCGCCGCCCACATCGATGCCGGGAAGACCACGCTCACCGAGCGGATCCTCTTCTACACCGGCCGAATCCACAAGATCGGCGAGACCCACGAGGGCGCCTCGCAGATGGACTGGATGGAGCAGGAGAAGGAACGGGGCATCACCATCACGTCGGCCGTTACCCAGGCCTTCTGGGGTGATACCCGGATAAACATCATCGACACCCCGGGGCACGTCGACTTCACCATGGAGGTCGAACGCTCGATGCGCGTGCTCGACGCGGCAATAGCCGTGTTCGACGCCTCGCAGGGCGTTGAGCCTCAGTCCGAGACGGTATGGCGTCAGGCGGACAAGTACCATGTCCCGCGCCTCGCCTTCGCCAACAAGATGGACAAGACCGGGGCCGACTTCCAGCTGGTCCTCGACTCCATGCAGGAGCGCCTGG
Coding sequences within it:
- the rpsG gene encoding 30S ribosomal protein S7, producing the protein MARRRRAEVRKLEPDLVYSDTTVTAFVNKIMRDGKKNLASRIFYGACRLIQERSGQEPLKVFRQALDNIRPRIEVKSRRVGGATYQVPVEVSPRRAQSLSLRWLVAASDARPERTAVERVAGELLDAAQGRGGAVKKKEDVERMAEANRAYAHYRW